Proteins encoded in a region of the Paenibacillus sp. E222 genome:
- a CDS encoding beta-glucoside-specific PTS transporter subunit IIABC — translation MKHQETAQEIIKAVGGTNNINSVYHCVTRLRFDLKNNDKVDNNSLKKLDKVMGTNISGDQFQVIIGNDVSKVFDAMVKEHPAIQQSTENKQAKPEKNKNVILNIFETIAGVFAPMLPAITAAGMLKGLLALFVSLEWMSAGTDTYRILSAIGDGVFYFLPLLIAVSAARKFGSNPFVAIALSTALMYPDMGALLSSGESVAFIGIPVTAVSYASSVIPILLAVWLMSYVEKWVDRVIPAALKLLLVPLITLLVMVPVTLIAIGPLGTFVGSGLSGGINWLLNEGGLIAGIVLGGAMALIIMTGMHYALVPIILSNIATLGFDKFLPLTFISNMGQAGATLGVFFRAKDKKLKTVALSTSFTALMGVTEPAMYGVNMKYKKPFAAAMIGSAVGGGFALAFGAKAYVLAGNGGLPGLPSLIGQTFWYSFGGMILAFVVGAIVSTVFGIKEEEGDAEALAQFSPGASAAPAAAPSSNAANVNVDDMGAPIPTNDAVAIAPMTGKAIALKEVNDPTFGDELMGKGVAFVPTVGELVSPVTGTVMNVFKTKHAIVVRSDNGMELLIHVGINTVKLRGQYFEAHVATGARVQVGDKLLTFELDQIAKEYDITTAMVVTNTADYKQVLPVKLGAISIGEEVLKAEI, via the coding sequence ATGAAACATCAGGAAACGGCACAGGAAATCATCAAAGCCGTTGGGGGAACAAACAATATCAACTCGGTATATCATTGCGTCACACGACTGAGATTTGATCTGAAAAATAACGATAAAGTGGATAATAACTCACTCAAGAAGCTGGATAAAGTCATGGGAACGAATATCTCTGGAGATCAATTCCAGGTGATTATCGGGAATGACGTATCCAAAGTATTCGATGCTATGGTGAAGGAACATCCGGCAATACAGCAAAGTACAGAAAATAAACAAGCTAAACCGGAAAAAAATAAAAATGTAATTCTCAATATTTTTGAGACGATCGCAGGTGTCTTCGCACCAATGCTGCCAGCAATTACAGCTGCGGGTATGCTCAAAGGATTGCTTGCATTATTCGTATCTCTGGAGTGGATGTCAGCAGGTACTGACACGTACCGTATTCTTTCAGCCATTGGGGATGGCGTATTCTACTTCCTTCCGCTGCTAATTGCGGTTAGTGCCGCTCGCAAATTCGGCAGTAATCCGTTTGTAGCCATTGCGCTAAGTACTGCGCTGATGTATCCCGATATGGGCGCATTGCTATCCAGCGGTGAATCGGTTGCGTTTATTGGCATTCCGGTAACGGCTGTCAGTTATGCCTCATCGGTTATTCCGATTTTGCTTGCCGTATGGTTAATGTCTTATGTTGAGAAATGGGTTGACCGCGTTATCCCGGCAGCATTGAAGCTGCTGCTTGTGCCACTGATTACCTTGCTTGTTATGGTTCCGGTAACACTGATTGCGATCGGTCCACTGGGTACATTTGTAGGTAGTGGCTTGTCCGGTGGTATTAACTGGCTGCTGAACGAAGGCGGATTAATTGCAGGTATTGTTCTTGGAGGCGCGATGGCGCTCATTATTATGACAGGTATGCACTATGCGCTCGTACCGATCATCCTGAGCAATATTGCTACATTAGGCTTCGATAAATTCTTGCCACTGACGTTCATCTCCAATATGGGACAGGCCGGAGCGACGTTGGGCGTATTCTTCCGTGCAAAAGACAAAAAGCTCAAAACCGTTGCATTGTCGACCAGCTTTACAGCTCTGATGGGTGTAACCGAGCCAGCTATGTACGGCGTGAACATGAAATATAAAAAACCGTTCGCTGCTGCGATGATTGGTAGTGCCGTGGGTGGCGGATTCGCTCTTGCTTTTGGAGCCAAAGCTTATGTGCTTGCGGGTAACGGTGGTCTTCCGGGTCTGCCATCCCTGATCGGACAAACCTTCTGGTACTCCTTTGGCGGTATGATACTTGCCTTTGTAGTAGGTGCAATTGTGTCTACTGTGTTCGGGATCAAGGAAGAAGAGGGTGATGCAGAGGCGTTGGCTCAATTCTCACCAGGCGCTTCTGCGGCACCGGCGGCGGCACCTTCCAGCAATGCTGCAAACGTGAACGTGGACGATATGGGTGCTCCAATACCAACGAATGATGCGGTAGCCATCGCACCGATGACGGGTAAAGCAATCGCACTTAAAGAAGTTAATGATCCAACGTTTGGCGATGAATTGATGGGTAAAGGTGTGGCATTTGTTCCAACGGTGGGCGAACTGGTGTCACCAGTTACAGGTACCGTCATGAATGTGTTCAAAACGAAACACGCGATCGTGGTCCGCAGTGATAACGGAATGGAGCTTCTGATCCATGTGGGGATTAACACCGTGAAACTGCGCGGACAGTATTTTGAAGCCCATGTCGCTACGGGAGCACGTGTACAGGTAGGAGACAAGTTACTCACGTTTGAACTTGATCAAATTGCCAAGGAATATGACATTACAACGGCGATGGTCGTTACGAATACAGCAGATTACAAGCAGGTTCTGCCTGTGAAATTGGGTGCAATTTCGATCGGTGAAGAAGTATTGAAGGCTGAAATTTAA
- a CDS encoding metallophosphoesterase yields MFVLAGILFLIVYGLLVFYIGWSGWSWMKPVVSARFRWFYIVALVFLAISFILARLFGSVSFLSVIGSYWLAIFSLLLLILPVVHLTLWLLRLTRIPRHYAHKWAGVATLVLLLSTLGYGIYNAYSPVVRQYSIQIDKKVEGVDSLNIVMAADMHFGLLSGPAHAKRMVEEINALKPDLVLYPGDIIDDNLDMYLKSGIADIISGIQAPYGVYASLGNHDKYNGPIEDLIAALEKSNMQVLYDDKITLDDKITLIGRKDRTEKDRAEVATLMQDTDLSKPVLMMDHQPYDLDIAEQNNVDLVVSGHTHRGQIAPAQFITKAIYENDWGYLQKGSMHSIVTSGFGFWGPPIRTSSRSEIVQIHVTFQQ; encoded by the coding sequence ATGTTCGTACTTGCAGGCATCTTGTTTTTGATTGTGTACGGTTTATTAGTGTTTTACATAGGATGGAGCGGGTGGAGCTGGATGAAGCCGGTTGTATCTGCGAGATTTCGTTGGTTTTACATCGTTGCGCTTGTATTCCTTGCAATTTCATTTATACTGGCAAGATTGTTTGGAAGTGTTTCCTTCCTGAGTGTTATTGGTTCGTATTGGCTTGCAATCTTTTCTCTGCTGTTATTAATTTTGCCAGTGGTTCATCTAACGCTATGGTTACTTAGACTAACGCGTATTCCAAGACATTACGCTCATAAATGGGCAGGTGTGGCCACCCTTGTACTTTTGCTGTCTACGCTGGGTTACGGTATCTATAACGCTTATAGTCCAGTCGTAAGACAATACAGCATTCAGATTGATAAAAAAGTGGAAGGTGTAGACAGCCTCAACATTGTTATGGCTGCAGATATGCACTTTGGTCTGTTGTCCGGCCCTGCACACGCTAAACGTATGGTGGAAGAAATTAACGCACTGAAGCCGGATTTGGTGCTGTATCCTGGTGATATTATCGATGACAACCTGGATATGTACCTCAAGAGTGGGATTGCGGATATTATCAGCGGCATTCAGGCCCCTTACGGAGTGTACGCTTCACTGGGCAATCATGACAAGTATAATGGTCCGATCGAGGATCTGATTGCTGCTCTGGAGAAGAGTAATATGCAAGTTCTGTATGATGATAAAATTACATTGGACGATAAGATTACGCTGATTGGACGGAAAGACCGGACAGAGAAGGATCGTGCAGAAGTAGCGACGTTGATGCAGGATACCGACTTGAGCAAGCCTGTGCTCATGATGGATCACCAGCCTTATGATTTGGATATTGCGGAACAGAACAACGTAGATTTGGTTGTATCTGGCCACACCCATCGTGGTCAGATCGCCCCCGCTCAGTTTATTACTAAGGCCATCTACGAGAATGATTGGGGTTATCTGCAAAAAGGGTCCATGCACTCTATCGTCACCTCTGGATTTGGCTTCTGGGGACCTCCGATTCGAACAAGCAGTCGATCCGAGATTGTACAGATTCATGTGACGTTCCAGCAATAA
- the fsa gene encoding fructose-6-phosphate aldolase — translation MKFFIDTANLVDIKKAYKIGVLSGVTTNPSLVAKEGVKFEDRIEEILREVPEVESVSAEVTPDAITAEEMIAQADELIKINNNDKNITIKLPMTLAGLEACRYLTKKGVKTNVTLIFTVNQALLAARAGATYVSPFLGRLDDISEDGVQLVAKVAELFRTHNLDAQIIAASVRHPDHVTRVAMAGAHIATVPFSVIEQISKHPLTDQGMEKFAADWKKTVQ, via the coding sequence ATGAAATTTTTCATCGATACAGCAAACTTGGTAGACATCAAAAAAGCTTACAAAATCGGCGTCCTGTCTGGTGTAACAACAAACCCGTCATTGGTAGCCAAAGAAGGCGTGAAATTCGAAGACCGCATTGAAGAAATTTTGCGTGAAGTACCTGAAGTTGAATCCGTATCTGCGGAAGTAACACCAGATGCGATCACAGCTGAAGAGATGATTGCTCAAGCAGACGAACTGATCAAAATCAATAACAACGACAAAAACATCACCATCAAGCTGCCAATGACACTTGCAGGACTGGAAGCTTGCCGTTACCTGACCAAAAAAGGCGTGAAAACCAACGTAACGTTGATCTTCACCGTGAACCAGGCGCTGCTTGCTGCTCGTGCAGGTGCAACATATGTATCCCCGTTCCTGGGACGTCTGGATGACATCTCCGAAGATGGCGTTCAATTGGTTGCTAAAGTTGCTGAGCTGTTCCGTACACATAACCTGGATGCACAGATTATTGCGGCTTCTGTAAGACATCCGGACCACGTTACACGTGTAGCAATGGCAGGAGCACATATCGCTACTGTTCCATTCTCCGTCATTGAACAAATCTCCAAACACCCGCTGACAGATCAAGGCATGGAGAAATTCGCAGCAGACTGGAAAAAAACGGTTCAATAA
- the gndA gene encoding NADP-dependent phosphogluconate dehydrogenase: MSKQQIGVIGLAVMGKNLALNIESKGFSVSVYNRSPEKTNDLLKEAEGKNLTGAFTIEEFVASLESPRKILIMVQAGKATDATIEQLLPHLDEGDIIIDGGNAYFPDTQRRSKDLEAKGFRFIGAGVSGGEEGALKGPAIMPGGQESAYQLVEPILTAISAKVGDDACSTYIGPDGAGHYVKMVHNGIEYGDMQLIGEAYHLLKSVLNVSVEELHAIFSEWNQGELDSYLIEITADIFSKYDPETGKPMVDVILDAAGQKGTGKWTSQSALDLGVPLSMITESVFSRFLSAMKDERVAASKILNGPAVEAFSGDKKAFIENVRKALFASKIVSYAQGFAQMRAASDEYGWDLKYGNIAMIFRGGCIIRSQFLQNIKEAYDKDAALKNLLLDPYFQNIVESYQGAWREVVAAAVTQGIPVPGFSSALSYYDSYRTERLPANLLQAQRDYFGAHTFKRVDKEGSFHFQWMDTNE; the protein is encoded by the coding sequence ATGAGTAAACAACAGATCGGTGTCATCGGACTTGCAGTAATGGGTAAGAACCTTGCCCTTAATATTGAAAGCAAAGGATTCTCCGTATCGGTATATAACCGTTCCCCGGAGAAAACGAACGATCTTCTGAAAGAAGCCGAAGGCAAAAACCTGACAGGCGCATTCACGATTGAAGAGTTCGTAGCTTCCCTGGAATCCCCGCGCAAAATCCTGATCATGGTGCAAGCAGGTAAAGCAACGGACGCTACCATTGAACAACTGCTGCCACACTTGGACGAAGGGGACATCATCATTGATGGAGGAAACGCATACTTCCCTGACACCCAACGCCGCAGCAAAGATCTGGAAGCCAAAGGTTTCCGTTTCATCGGTGCGGGTGTATCCGGTGGGGAAGAAGGCGCGTTGAAAGGCCCGGCAATCATGCCAGGTGGACAAGAAAGTGCTTATCAGTTGGTAGAACCGATCCTTACAGCGATTTCGGCCAAAGTAGGCGATGACGCCTGCAGCACATATATCGGACCAGATGGTGCCGGACACTATGTGAAAATGGTGCACAACGGTATCGAGTATGGAGATATGCAGTTGATCGGTGAAGCATATCACTTGCTCAAATCCGTGCTGAATGTGTCCGTTGAAGAATTGCATGCAATCTTCTCTGAATGGAACCAAGGTGAGCTGGATAGCTACCTGATTGAAATCACAGCAGACATCTTCTCCAAATACGATCCGGAAACCGGCAAACCCATGGTTGATGTCATTCTGGATGCAGCTGGACAAAAAGGAACAGGTAAATGGACAAGCCAAAGCGCGTTGGATCTCGGCGTACCATTGTCCATGATTACGGAATCCGTATTCTCCCGCTTCTTGTCTGCGATGAAAGATGAGCGTGTGGCAGCAAGCAAAATCTTGAATGGACCTGCGGTTGAAGCATTCTCTGGCGATAAAAAAGCGTTCATCGAGAATGTGCGCAAAGCCCTCTTTGCAAGTAAAATCGTATCTTATGCACAAGGTTTTGCTCAAATGCGTGCAGCTTCAGACGAATATGGCTGGGATCTGAAATACGGCAACATCGCCATGATCTTCCGCGGTGGCTGCATCATCCGTTCGCAATTCCTGCAAAACATCAAAGAAGCATATGACAAGGATGCAGCATTGAAAAACCTGCTGCTGGACCCATACTTCCAAAATATTGTTGAATCCTACCAAGGTGCTTGGCGTGAAGTCGTTGCAGCTGCGGTAACTCAAGGAATTCCGGTTCCTGGATTCTCCAGCGCGTTGTCTTACTATGACAGCTACCGCACTGAGCGTTTGCCTGCGAACCTGCTGCAAGCACAACGTGACTACTTTGGCGCTCACACATTCAAACGTGTGGACAAAGAAGGTTCATTCCACTTCCAATGGATGGACACTAACGAGTAA
- a CDS encoding LysR family transcriptional regulator yields the protein MTTNYELYKVFYWAAKTGSLTQAAKALYITQPSVSHAIKQLEESFGLTLFYRNSKGVALTQEGVSLYSYIEQSQILISLAEEKMAALKSLDNGELRIGGSDSLFKHYMLSYLEEFHVLYPNIKLHLSHGTTPEVITFLKEGKIDLGVVRMPIVDPQLEVRESIQLKDCFVAGERYAQLKDKVMTLDMLLEHQLILFSRNSRVRMAITELFNSYGYTLKPEIEVGSVDLLIEFARRGLGISYVTREFISKELEEGSLFEIQLDVALPPSHVGIMTKRNMPISLAANRFMDLIFKAD from the coding sequence ATGACGACAAATTATGAATTATATAAGGTATTCTATTGGGCTGCCAAAACAGGCAGTTTGACCCAAGCCGCCAAAGCGCTATATATTACTCAACCAAGTGTCAGTCATGCCATTAAACAGCTGGAAGAAAGCTTTGGTCTCACGTTGTTTTACCGGAACTCCAAGGGAGTTGCGCTAACACAGGAAGGTGTAAGTCTTTATTCGTATATTGAACAATCACAGATTTTGATCTCGCTGGCCGAGGAGAAAATGGCTGCATTGAAGAGTTTAGACAACGGAGAACTACGGATTGGTGGCAGTGATTCGCTGTTCAAGCATTACATGCTGTCCTATCTGGAAGAATTCCATGTGCTCTACCCTAACATCAAGCTGCATCTAAGTCATGGGACAACGCCGGAAGTCATTACCTTTCTGAAAGAAGGTAAAATTGATTTGGGTGTTGTGCGGATGCCCATTGTTGATCCACAGCTTGAGGTCAGGGAAAGTATCCAGCTCAAAGACTGCTTCGTTGCGGGTGAACGTTATGCTCAACTGAAGGATAAAGTTATGACATTGGACATGCTGCTGGAGCATCAACTGATTCTTTTCTCCAGAAACAGCCGGGTTCGGATGGCGATCACGGAGCTGTTCAACAGCTATGGCTATACCCTCAAGCCCGAGATTGAGGTCGGCAGTGTCGATTTGTTAATTGAATTTGCACGGCGGGGATTGGGCATATCGTATGTCACCCGTGAATTTATTTCCAAAGAGCTGGAAGAAGGTTCTCTCTTCGAAATTCAGCTGGATGTTGCCCTGCCCCCTTCGCATGTGGGCATCATGACAAAACGTAATATGCCGATTTCCCTGGCAGCCAACCGGTTTATGGATCTCATTTTCAAAGCAGATTAA
- a CDS encoding cupin domain-containing protein, with the protein MTNPILQAPNVQLAADSTAVLNYQRDSRNYITQLFGPQLPTIKNGFFNVHMSKGIIVQPHWHTNVTEMVVLINGEITTSVYDPFKRERISYHLKPGQVSIFPQGWFHWFVAETDEVHLLTIFDQPTPDIVLGADFLVATPPEVAHRAYCIDEEAYAKAVASIKNDAILGPPIGCVDSVSDQAIKASKSSKNSKG; encoded by the coding sequence ATGACTAATCCGATTCTGCAAGCCCCGAATGTTCAGCTGGCGGCCGATTCGACAGCGGTGTTGAATTATCAGCGTGATTCGCGCAATTATATTACCCAGTTATTTGGACCGCAGCTGCCTACGATCAAAAATGGATTCTTCAATGTACACATGAGCAAAGGTATTATTGTGCAGCCACACTGGCATACAAATGTGACCGAGATGGTCGTTCTGATCAACGGGGAAATTACCACCTCTGTCTACGATCCGTTCAAGCGGGAGCGGATTAGTTATCACTTGAAGCCAGGTCAGGTTTCGATATTCCCTCAAGGATGGTTTCACTGGTTTGTGGCGGAGACTGATGAAGTACACCTGTTGACGATTTTTGATCAACCTACACCGGACATTGTGCTCGGGGCAGATTTCCTGGTTGCAACGCCGCCTGAAGTTGCCCATCGTGCATACTGCATTGATGAGGAGGCATACGCAAAGGCAGTAGCATCAATTAAAAATGACGCTATTTTGGGACCACCGATTGGCTGTGTGGATTCTGTTTCCGATCAGGCAATCAAAGCATCCAAATCCTCCAAAAACTCAAAGGGATAA
- the licT gene encoding BglG family transcription antiterminator LicT — MIIKQIFNNNIVSTVDDKNQELLILGRGIGFKFKAGDEIDEERIEKVFRLQDASIYEKFKSIVTEVPIEILQATDDIVTLARTQLNKTISDGIYVSLSDHIHFAVQRLEKGMITRNPLSWEVQHFYKAEFDVAREALTLLKERLDVEFPKDEICNIALHFINAEVNDSMNDVTHLMQLLQEIMNIIKYHFNVELDEDSVNYFRFITHLKYFCQRVITHSSHDDAEEYLYEVVRKNYPETFKCIGKIETFIHKNYQYDMTHSEQLYLTLHLERLMKPKREQ, encoded by the coding sequence ATGATTATTAAACAGATATTTAATAACAATATTGTCAGTACCGTGGATGACAAAAATCAGGAACTGCTGATCCTCGGCCGGGGTATCGGATTTAAGTTCAAGGCGGGCGATGAGATTGATGAAGAACGGATTGAGAAAGTCTTCCGGCTTCAGGATGCATCGATCTATGAGAAGTTCAAGTCCATCGTCACAGAAGTGCCGATTGAAATCCTGCAGGCGACAGATGATATTGTGACACTGGCACGTACGCAATTGAACAAAACCATCAGTGACGGGATTTATGTCTCACTGTCGGATCACATTCATTTTGCTGTCCAGCGTTTGGAAAAGGGAATGATTACACGAAATCCGCTCTCTTGGGAAGTGCAGCATTTCTACAAGGCCGAGTTCGACGTGGCCCGGGAAGCGCTCACCCTGCTGAAGGAAAGACTGGATGTGGAGTTTCCCAAAGATGAAATTTGCAACATAGCGCTGCATTTCATCAATGCCGAAGTCAATGATTCCATGAACGACGTCACCCATTTGATGCAGCTGCTGCAAGAGATTATGAACATTATCAAATATCACTTCAATGTTGAATTGGATGAAGATAGCGTCAACTATTTCCGTTTCATTACTCATTTGAAGTATTTCTGCCAACGGGTAATTACTCACTCTTCACACGACGATGCGGAGGAGTATTTATATGAAGTTGTACGGAAAAACTATCCCGAAACCTTCAAATGTATCGGCAAGATTGAAACATTTATCCATAAGAACTACCAGTATGATATGACGCATTCGGAACAGTTGTATCTGACCCTTCATCTGGAGCGGTTAATGAAACCGAAGCGTGAGCAATGA
- the zwf gene encoding glucose-6-phosphate dehydrogenase translates to MEPTSIILFGATGDLAKRKIYPALYNLYIEQKLPASFSLIGLGRREWSDEFFQAQVEKSLNEFSRRPADPQVVKSFVQAFRYSVLNISHKEDYIELLNLVEQREAELGIPSNRLFYLSVGPEFFEPIAENIQESGLGSTEGWKRLVIEKPFGHDLQSARDLNRKLSEAFTEEEIYRIDHYLGKPMVQRLETLHQSNPIMKALWNNRYISNVQITANETVGVEERASYYDHVGAVRDMFQNHMLQLLMMMAIQLPYNSTSEKVGLKKKHIMESIQPLQKQNVGASVIRGQYAEGNIQGKSVNGYAAEPGVAENTMNDTFIAAKLQIDDFFWRGVPFYIRTGKRMKEKSTRIVIEFKEPSGQSNVVNGSKPNLLVIEMSPDQSMTLQLNASDPQNKGEFKPVHIDLSPDREDLAEAYENLIHDALHGDPTFFAHWDEVELSWAWVQPILDAFQENLLPLHLYPAGSYGPAESDAMLAAEGHHWWFDQPADQQAEDDIEVPMAVNANL, encoded by the coding sequence ATGGAACCAACGAGCATTATTTTATTTGGTGCGACTGGCGATTTAGCCAAAAGAAAAATATATCCAGCCTTATATAATTTATACATTGAGCAGAAACTTCCGGCATCCTTCTCGCTGATTGGTTTGGGACGCAGAGAATGGTCTGATGAATTCTTTCAGGCACAAGTGGAAAAATCATTAAATGAATTTTCCAGACGCCCGGCTGATCCCCAAGTTGTGAAATCTTTCGTGCAGGCTTTCCGCTACAGTGTATTGAATATAAGCCATAAGGAAGATTATATAGAGCTGTTAAATTTGGTTGAACAAAGAGAGGCTGAACTTGGCATTCCGTCCAATCGTCTGTTCTACCTTTCGGTTGGTCCAGAATTCTTTGAACCCATTGCAGAGAACATTCAGGAAAGTGGACTTGGATCAACTGAGGGCTGGAAACGCCTTGTGATCGAGAAGCCATTTGGACATGATCTGCAATCGGCTCGTGACCTCAATCGCAAATTAAGCGAAGCGTTCACCGAAGAAGAAATTTATCGAATTGACCACTATTTGGGCAAACCGATGGTACAGCGTCTTGAAACCTTGCATCAGAGCAATCCGATCATGAAGGCGTTGTGGAACAACCGTTACATCTCCAATGTGCAGATCACCGCTAATGAGACTGTTGGTGTGGAAGAACGGGCATCCTATTATGATCATGTAGGCGCCGTGCGTGACATGTTCCAGAATCATATGCTGCAATTGCTTATGATGATGGCGATCCAGCTTCCGTATAACAGCACCTCGGAAAAAGTCGGTTTGAAGAAAAAACACATCATGGAATCAATCCAGCCACTGCAAAAGCAAAACGTGGGTGCAAGTGTCATTCGCGGACAGTATGCTGAAGGAAACATCCAAGGCAAATCCGTTAACGGATATGCAGCTGAGCCGGGTGTTGCCGAGAATACGATGAATGATACGTTTATTGCTGCCAAATTGCAGATTGATGACTTCTTCTGGCGCGGAGTACCATTCTATATCCGTACCGGTAAACGAATGAAGGAGAAATCCACTCGTATCGTCATCGAATTCAAGGAACCATCCGGACAGTCCAACGTGGTTAACGGTTCCAAACCGAATCTGCTTGTGATTGAGATGAGTCCTGACCAGAGCATGACGCTGCAGCTGAATGCGAGCGACCCGCAAAACAAAGGGGAGTTCAAGCCGGTTCATATTGATCTGTCACCAGATCGCGAGGATCTGGCGGAGGCTTATGAGAACTTGATTCATGATGCATTGCATGGTGATCCAACGTTCTTTGCTCATTGGGATGAAGTAGAACTGTCTTGGGCTTGGGTACAACCTATTCTGGATGCATTCCAGGAGAATTTGCTCCCACTTCATCTGTACCCGGCGGGAAGCTATGGACCCGCAGAGTCCGATGCGATGCTCGCTGCGGAAGGGCACCACTGGTGGTTTGATCAACCTGCCGATCAGCAGGCTGAAGATGATATTGAAGTTCCTATGGCTGTTAATGCTAATCTGTAA
- a CDS encoding glycoside hydrolase family 1 protein → MINRQGFPEGFLWGGAIAANQAEGGFDAGGKGWSTADMVPYFEKKDYTNLRELMHVTSATVEKAMAHHSAKGYPKRYGIDFYHRFKEDIALFAELGFKTFRLSINWPRIFPNGYDAEPNEEGLRFYDEVFDELRKHHIEPLVTLSHYEMPMSLVLKYNGWAGREVIGHFVRYAETVMNRYKDKVKYWLTFNEINTTIIEPFTGGGIIEDRVDNVMQASYQALHHQFVASSLVTQKARQINPDFQIGCMLARMIHYPATSKPEDVLQAQIDNQLNLLHTDVQVRGSYPTFMARYWAEHGISIAMEAGDEAIMKEHTVDFISFSYYTSLVSAVNPEEYGVTGGNLYSTIKNPNLERTEWGWQLDPIGLRVALKELYDRYQLPLFVVENGLGAKDTVEADGSIHDDYRIDYLRKHIIQMKEAVMDGVDLMGYTNWGAIDIISASTSEMSKRYGVIYVDQDDNGQGTLNRYKKKSFGWYQNVIATNGEDLG, encoded by the coding sequence ATGATCAATCGACAAGGGTTTCCAGAAGGTTTTCTGTGGGGCGGCGCAATTGCCGCCAACCAGGCTGAAGGTGGATTTGATGCAGGGGGTAAAGGCTGGTCCACAGCGGATATGGTTCCTTATTTTGAGAAAAAGGATTACACCAACCTTAGAGAACTGATGCACGTGACCAGTGCAACGGTTGAGAAAGCGATGGCTCATCACAGTGCGAAGGGATACCCGAAGCGTTACGGTATTGATTTCTATCACCGCTTCAAAGAGGACATTGCGTTATTCGCTGAGCTTGGTTTCAAGACATTCCGTCTTTCCATCAACTGGCCGCGTATTTTCCCGAACGGGTACGATGCTGAGCCGAATGAAGAAGGATTGCGTTTCTATGATGAAGTGTTCGACGAATTGCGGAAGCACCATATCGAACCTCTCGTGACGCTCTCTCACTATGAAATGCCGATGTCATTGGTATTGAAGTACAATGGCTGGGCAGGACGGGAAGTGATCGGGCATTTTGTAAGATACGCCGAGACCGTGATGAATCGCTACAAAGACAAGGTGAAATACTGGCTGACGTTTAATGAGATCAACACAACCATTATTGAGCCATTCACGGGTGGAGGCATCATTGAAGATCGTGTCGATAATGTGATGCAAGCTTCCTATCAAGCACTTCACCATCAGTTTGTTGCCAGCAGTCTGGTAACGCAGAAGGCGCGTCAGATTAACCCTGATTTCCAGATTGGCTGTATGCTTGCGCGCATGATTCACTACCCGGCCACGTCAAAGCCGGAGGATGTACTGCAAGCTCAGATCGATAATCAGCTGAACCTGCTGCATACCGACGTACAGGTGCGAGGCAGTTATCCTACCTTCATGGCTCGTTATTGGGCTGAGCATGGCATTTCCATTGCGATGGAAGCTGGAGACGAAGCGATTATGAAAGAACATACGGTTGATTTCATCTCGTTCAGCTATTACACATCGCTGGTATCCGCAGTGAATCCGGAGGAATATGGGGTAACTGGGGGCAACCTGTACAGTACGATTAAGAACCCGAACCTGGAGCGTACAGAATGGGGCTGGCAGCTTGATCCGATCGGACTTCGTGTGGCGTTGAAAGAGCTGTATGATCGTTATCAACTGCCGTTGTTTGTCGTGGAGAACGGACTTGGTGCCAAGGATACAGTTGAGGCCGATGGTTCCATTCATGATGATTATCGGATTGATTATCTGAGAAAACATATTATACAAATGAAAGAAGCAGTCATGGATGGGGTAGACCTTATGGGGTATACCAACTGGGGTGCGATTGATATCATCAGTGCGTCCACTTCTGAAATGTCCAAGCGTTATGGCGTAATCTACGTCGATCAGGACGACAACGGACAAGGCACATTGAATCGCTATAAGAAAAAGAGCTTTGGTTGGTATCAGAACGTCATCGCTACGAATGGCGAAGATTTGGGCTGA